The Caldisericaceae bacterium genome window below encodes:
- a CDS encoding iron-containing alcohol dehydrogenase produces NAGRRGPLPMHRLEHPISGLFQISHGRGLSAIIPAYLIYTFNLHKDRLETLSEGLFGKKDAKLAVIKIVEWLKKVDALNGLKDLGINKESFNDFLESALRDDNNKDFIIARKKLYRNEMLEIYNLAFDYSNIDELINGLT; encoded by the coding sequence AATGCAGGAAGGAGAGGACCGCTTCCCATGCACAGATTAGAACATCCCATATCAGGTCTTTTTCAAATTTCACATGGAAGAGGCTTGTCAGCAATTATACCCGCCTATCTAATTTATACCTTTAATTTGCATAAGGATAGGCTAGAAACTCTATCAGAAGGACTTTTCGGAAAAAAAGATGCAAAACTTGCAGTTATAAAGATAGTTGAATGGCTTAAAAAAGTAGATGCTTTAAATGGACTTAAGGATTTAGGAATCAACAAAGAATCATTTAACGATTTTCTCGAATCAGCCTTAAGAGACGATAACAATAAAGATTTCATAATAGCAAGAAAAAAACTCTATAGAAATGAAATGCTTGAAATTTACAATCTAGCCTTTGATTATAGTAATATTGACGAATTAATAAATGGCTTGACGTAA